The genomic interval caaagaaacacagacattggacaacagataattggaaaagagtgttatggatcttaaccccattgagcttttgtgggatcagctagactgtaaggtgcgtgagaagtgcctgacaagacagccacatctatggcaagtgctacaggaagtgtggggtgaaatgtcacctgagtatctggacaaactgacagctagaataacaaggatctgcaaagctgtcattgctgcacgtggaggattttttgatgagaactctttgaagtagtttaagaagttctaaacattttttattttttattgtaatagtaatttttcacgttattaatgtcctgactataaactgtgatcagctgaatgccactttggtgaataaaagtaccaatttctttccataagagcaaaatctgtacattattccaaacttctggccgcctgtgtatgtatatatacatatataaataaacattttagctTAACAAATTTCATCTTTCTAAGCCACAGGGAGTCTGTGTTTCTTTCATATATGTAGTTTCAGTAGGTGTTAAATTGTGTCCTAAATtcagaatacatttaaatgtgaacTTATTAATGATTCATGATTTCTGTGAGGAAATGTTCACACACAGGTTTTACATACAATGAGTGAATGAGACCCAACGTTTGTAACAGAAGAAAAATGACTAGTGTATTACATGAGCAGCACTGGATGCAAGCAGTAGATGTTACCTTTCATTAGAAATGCATTACCTGGGCTTTGCCATAGCGACATCTCGGACTGTGTGGGAATTTCTGGACAAGACCTTCAAAAGCGCGAAGAGATTCCTCCACTTTTCCCTGGGAACCAAAAATGTATTACGTTTTACGGcaaaattttacaaaaaaaaaattatgcaaggtGGACTCTTCATTCAGAAGTATAACTTTTTACCTTCTTACGCAATTTCTCAGCGGCGTTGATCTCCGATTTGATTGTTTTGTCAAATTTATTTAGCAGTTTAGGTTTCTTCTTTTTGGCTGTAAAGAATCCATCCCAAAATGAGGCTTCCActtaaaacaacttttattaataaaacaataacagtACTGAGAGCATGCGGAGCATACCCTCTGGTTCTGCTTTAGACTCTGGTGTGGGTTCCTCTGTTATCTCTGGGGTAGATTCAGGTGTGGACAGTGGTTCATGTACAGCTTGAGTTGCAGGTGTCTCTGGTTGAATATTCATTGTAGGTGTAGATTCTTCTGTTGTGGACTCGAGGTTGGGTGTAGACACAGGTGAAGAGTGTGGTGTAGAGTCTTTGAAGGAGACATATTTTGTACAATGCAAACCAATGTATTTTTCGAAGAGAACGTATAGAACCTTACTGTacaatgttaacattagttaatgcattaggtatcatgaactaataactatattttaacaacatttattaaacattttaagctcataatgcattaagtaatgttaaattGGTTGACCATGTTCACACTTGTGTTAAGTGCATCCATCTTGgttatggatgaatgggggaaaattcgcTTGCTATATGTAACAAACTTGTGTCTAAAGTGCCCAAAGGCTTAATGattgttattagaagaaatggtgatgttacacagtgataAACACTGACTTTTTTTTGGAACTGGGGTTGTATAccacttttaatattaaaatatatattatgtagaaattaactttaccaaaaatgtaaagttctgtaaaaatactgttcattgttagttcatactaACTACTGGTAACATTATAACCCAATAAAATGCTTATAAAGTATAACCATTACCATTTTAGCTTACCCTCATTAAATGACTTGGCGAAACTAGTCTTAGGTTCCTTCTCAGTCCCTGCTTTTGCTTTTTGTTCTTCTGATGAACctgaaaaaaggaaataaatatagTACACGACTGTCTCTTCAATTCATCTTTTAAGGATCCTATACTGCATTATTCCCTACAAAATTATAAGATGTTTCAGAAACATTTATGAATGCTATTTACATCATATCTACTTCATATGTCACATTAGGGTTGTTTAAAGTGAAATACTCATGTACAGGCAAATCAAAATATGTGACAGGGTCAACAAAAAATAAGGATGTCCATGATGATGATAGGAAAAAAATATTCAGTTGAAAATGCAAGTTCTAAATTCTTAGAAAGGCAATctttctgggggcctgggtagctcagcgagtaaagacgctgactaccacccctggagtcgcgagttcgaatacagggcatggtgagtgactccagccaggtctcctaagcaaccaaattggcccggttgctagggagggtagagtcacatgggttaacctcctcgtggtcgctataatgtggttctcgctctcgggaGTCGTGTagagagttgtgcgtggatgccgcagagaatagcgcgggcctccacacgcgctatgtctccgcggtaacgcgctcaacaagccacgtgataagatgcgcgtattgacggtctcagacgtggaggcaactgagattcgtcctgcgccacccggattgaggcgagtcactacgccaccatgaggatttagagctcattgggaattgggcatgccaaattggcgagaaaaggggaaaaaaaagaaaagaaaacaaatgcaaTCTTTCCATTCATGCttgtttcatacattaaaaaacatttcCTATTTACATATACTATTCTTAACAGTTTTTATATAATCACTCTAAAAAAATGTGGTGCAACCATAAAGTATTATATCTTCATTATCCCTTGAATAAACATCAGTATACACATCTTAATGattattttcaaacatattttaagattaaaaagtattttgtacACATATCATGAATATCTGAGTTATGAATATCATGAACCTTTCTTGAAGATTTTCCATTTGATGACCTGAACAAACCTTGCCATGTCATATAAAGTCCAAAAAGTCTACATTTTTAAGAAAtttcctgggggcctgggtagctcagcgagtaaagacgctgactaccacccctggagttgcgagttcaaatccagggtgtgctgagtgactccagccaggtctcctaagcaaccaaattggcccggttgctagggagggtagagtcacatggggtaacttcctcgtggtcgtgattagtggttctcggtcTCAATGggacacgtggtaagttgtgcgtggatcgcggagagtagcatgagcctccacatgctgtgagtctccgcggtgtcatgcacaacaagctacgtgacaagatgcgcaggcagactatctcagaagcggagacaactgagacttgtcctccgccattcggcggagtaaccgtgccaccacgaggacctagtaagcagtgggaattgggcatgccaaattggggagaaaaggataaaaaaaaaaaaataaaaacaaatttccttgacacagtcatgagggtctacgGGGTCCTCTCTGTGacatcattttatgttttttttgtcacataaCAAAATggttacctgcatgttggttaaacCAAACTGACTTTGTTTTGGAAGacaaaaatgttcaaatgatattttaataaaaactgcTTCACTACTTTTTTATCCAGAGCCCTGAGCGCGACTGCGGTTTGCATGTTTAATTTCCCTTTTCGATTTGACACTAGTAGCcccaataaaaatgcaaaaaatataaaataatatatatatttttttttagagcaaatagttttcctatcAATATATATCCTCATATGGgaacagcgggactaagttgagaaattttaaacaataccaagctacagaaagtcttttaatcaaattgtttatgttttcaAGAGtgttggttaatcatgtttttgTGATGTatcagacattacagctgattttctgtaaagctgctttggaacaaaccagcccgtctagcaccaacaatcatccatacgattatctaatcagccaatcgtgtggcagcagtgcagtgcataaaatcatgcagataagggtcaggagcttcagttattgttcacatcaaccatcagaatggggaaaaaatttgatctcagtgatttggacagtggcatgattgttggtgccagatgggctggtttgagtatttctgtaactgctgatctcctgggattttcacacacaacagtctctagaatttactccgaatggtgccagaaacaaaacacatccagtgagcggcagttctgtggacggaaacgccttgttgatgagagaggtcagcagagaatggccagactggttcgaactgacaaagtctatggtaactcagataaccactctgtacaattgtggtgagaagaatatcatcgtatctgaatgctattctgagatgtgggttggcgctgttttggcggcacgagggggacctacacgatattaggcaggtggttttaatgttgtagtaaactgtatattataatgaattataaaAGACAATGATATTTCAGCTTTTTAATGAGTGCTTTTCCACATAACAATCAGACAATATTTACTTTACATCCCAAAGTCAAAatgatcaaaatgtattttattttttggaaatgtaaaatgttcatcatagaagaggtgtgtTCAATGCAATTGTCTATTtgaattatattttctatttataTATTAATCTATATGCACTAACCTATTTTCAAATACTCTTGAATAtggacacaaaaaaaataaaataaaaaataaaatagcatcaCGTCATTGTCCCAATAATAAATTCATTTTCATCGCATTAACTTTAAGTAACATTACTTAAAGTGTTCATAGTTAAGCTGTCAAGTAAAAATGAGCCTATCAAAAAGTGAAGTTCATTGGTTTGTCGCAGCCTGAATTGTTTCCATGTTTCTTACCCGTTTCTTCCAAAGTCTTCTCTGTTGATGCCACCATAACCGGCTTCTTAATCAGTCCTGTATGAATGTTGTGTAAAATCAGACACAATCACAGCAACAAACAATACCTGCTTTAAGCTATAACATACAATCTCACAAAAGGACAAAGGGTGTATTCAGAATGGAATTGTAATGAACTGTCAACTGCATATTATGCACTATAACGgctgatattcttcaaaaaacagcATAAATACACGACTTTAACTACCGTATAGTAGGACACTGTTGTCAAATAACCTCACTATGTTGTGTGCAATAATGAGAAGCATTCTGTTATCAtctcagttttcataaaaatcaaataaactgAATTTAATTTCAATTCATTTGTCAGTCTCAAAAAGGAAGATCAAGTTGCATTGCACTGTGGGATTCACTCACTTACTAAAAACACCAATGAAATACTATTTTGCATGACTGACTTTGGTTATCTAGTTCTAATCTATTCACCTTGTGTGGAAGACTATGCAAGATATTTGAGAGGCAAGTCAAGCTCTTCTCAACCGTTTacactctttctctttcttacTTTACACGGGTACACGCACACCAAGCCATAGATCAACCAGAGTAAATATATATAGAGATATTTTAATTAAGAAAGAATTTTGCATTTATTGCAAACAGTTACCAAAACATTCCACACAGTCTATTTTACATGAACACAGATGATAAACCACTTCAATGaatactttaaaatcaataaacATACAGTGGCcgtaaaaagtatttggacacttatgcacacttttcaagcgAGACATTTAACAAAATGGCACTCGACAGGTGTTAAATGATAATACGATAGGTACGGTTCAAAATTAAAGTATTGCGACACCCAGAACATGTTGAaagttaatgtgctgaactacacctgtggatgacttcatacatccactaaaacaCCACTTGATTAAAAGTCATTCTaaaaatggcttagaaaagtGTTAAGTTTAAAGTTAGTTCAGAGGAAAATATCTAGCAGCATTtgcttgcagatgccacttggtatGATATTTCATCTAatgcattttaagtgtggcttaagtgtccaaacactATTTGGGACCACTGTGCCTACGATTACTACCATATAAGAAAACCGTAAATCATTTCACACTACCATAAAACAAGTCAACCACTACAGAACTAAAGATCGATGTCTCAAAACACTGGACAAAACAATCCCAATGTATACAAATAAGCAAGCAATTATGAGTTGAAAGAAAATTGGTACAAATTAGCACAATTTTCCAATCTGCATATGTTGTTGAAAGGTGTATGTGAGAATGATAAAGTCGTCAAATGATAAAGAAATCCAGAAGTGTAAGATTAATTATATGTAAAATAATCCCCATAATATCTTCAGCAAGTTGCATTCAGAAAGCATTTTCCTCAGTTCAAATAATCTCATTCAATCCTAGAAAACAATTCATAATCTGATATGTTCACACAGCACTTAACCTCAGTTTGTTTAGCAAATCCACCATCATGTTGAAAGTGATGAAATCCAGGCATTTAAAGTATGAAGAATGTACTCTAGGCCATCAAGGTAAACAGAGCATATTTTGCAAgtcattatgactttctttcctcttatcaaaaacaaacaaaaaaagttttacataaAAACAGGCAATGAAATTAATTTCACTGTAAAATGCAATTGGCCACAAATAGCCATTCGTCCTTTTGAAGCAACGTTTCTTCAGTCACCACAACAGTCTTTGACCTAAAGCACTACGTTTGAATTATAATCAGTGATAAAGTTGGGCACACTTGACTCAAGCGTGAACAAGATCAACCATCAGTCCATAGACAACTATATTCAAATGTCAAACAACTATGAAATCAGCAGCTACTGAATTTAAAGTTTCAGGTTTCAGTTTAACATCTGATGTGTCCTAAAATTGTGATTAAACAGGTTGCTTTACAAAGTTTGTACATCAAAAAGGTACTTTGACAAGAAAATCCCTCCAGTCTATTGATTTctagtacaaaaaataaaataaaaactttaatgcTTAAGTACAATTAATTGTGgaaacttttttacattcattaGTGTGTTTTTGGCTAACTACTTTTGAGAACAATCGACAGTACACATACTTTAATTTCTTTGTACTTTGTACACTTCTGATGAAATCAGATCCATTTGTTCAGACAGTAAACGTAATAATCCAGTAAATCTACATTGGTTGTCATAGTAATGACGTAAACGTCAGCACGGCGGCAAGAGAAAAGTAACAAGCCACGTCGGAAAACTGGAGAGTTTTGCCACTGCTCCAGTCCATTTTGAACAGTTCGCCATGGTGCATGAACTCATTGTGCTTTGCgaattattaaaaagaaaaacgacTTAAAACAGTTCAGACTCAAACTCCATAAATCTGATTTCAAGTCACATTTCAAGTCACATACAAATAAGTACAGTgtgaacagcaaaaaaaataataataaaaaaaataaataataaaaagtcaaATACGAAATCAATTCCAAAAGTTGGATTCAAGTTGGGTACACCAAATATCAGATTTTTGCTGCCTGTCagaacaaattaataaaatatactttaaaattATAGcttttaggggtgggcgatatgaccaaaatcttatatcacgatacgagtaattttatatcacgataacgatatacagGTATCACAATATAGTGCATTTTTgttataaaatcaataaaaattggtaaatatattaaataatcatattgtaatgcctatttttgaataATCCTGTCTTTTTGGATAATcctgtcagtgaattaaatacttccaaATACTACTACTTATataatgttttctttatttggaacttggcAATAATCAAAGTAGAAAAAacaagcaatgcaacaaagaaaataatgcacaagaaaaaaaaaaatccaacaaacaCTACTTGCAGAAAATTTCCAAAATTATgcaaacacttcttgcagaaaataaatattaaataaatataaacacttcttggaaaaaaaatgtacagaatgcgGAGCGCATCTTtcggctttcataatattcttatGCATGCTTCACGCCGAGTAGGGTAAAACAAATTGCTTGTATTACGATTGATTATCGTCGTGCGAcgacatttttctgctctgtgttggcttttgtgaacccacatcacagatgtcacacctgtgttaataacaagctcctcttcattttcttgacttctTTGAGAGCCGTCCCGTTCTGTGGAAAtggttttcctgggtcaaaaatgattgagtagcgTGAGTGATCCCCCTCTGCGCTCTCCTGTAAATATTGAGAATCCTGCTGGACTCGCGCACACTTGCGTGCTCCATAGAAAGCGCACGCGACACTCACATGAAACAGAGATGAGCACGTCGGATGAAGCACCGAACGAGGGTTGAATGTTATTGAATTTGCTTGGCCGGCTGCCGAAAAATTCTGAATGCCATAAACACCCTGTCtatgtttcttaaattctctcagtctcacgtgaagcccagcccactgatagataagcccacacTGCGCACATGAATATTTACACACCGCGATAaacacaatatagcaaaatccctatcgactgacactttatatcatcgccacgatatatatcgtcatatcgcctgTTCCAAGAAGCTTTAATTTTTACtagttcaactacagtcaagcAACCCTTAAAGCAGTTAGCTATATCAGTTtcaaacaaaaagtagctaactacattgaagcgaTTTCAGTGGACAGTATCTTTTCAAATACACTATAAAGATACTATCAGATTTTATTATATACTTTGGCAATCAGGGCAGTATTTATCTGCCACTTAAACACCTAAATTTAGactaaatacaactaataaaactaCTAAATATTTCAAATGCAGGGACGTCTGCGCTGCGACTCAAATAAATCAGTGAATCGTtgatttacatgaaccatctgaaCAAACCGATTCTGCTAAATGAATTTGACTTTCCAACGCTACTTAGAAGAAAGAGAATATTTTAGGTGAGGTTTGATATTGCATTTGCTCACATAATACAATACGATAAAAACAGCAATGCTGCATAACACTGCATCACTCGTTGATAAAAGTAGCGTGTTCCTGGAAAAGttacaatgttttgaaagtaGCGAGAGtgactgtcacgctactgaaaaatgcagttaagttagtagcgtcactaTTTTCAGTCAGTTCCTCCCCAACATTGCTCTTACAGTAAATCCCTTAGGTCAGCATGTATCAAACCTTAATCAGGTTGTCTCTGCTTCTGACCCTTTTGGCGTTCCATATAAAATTActtgtttttcttgtttgaagATTTAAGTAGACCTCTGGTTGATAATTTCTCTTCTTTGCTATTCTTGTCATCATCTACCTCCTTTTTGTTTTCTGATTGGTCAGCTTTTCGTCCATGTCCATTAGCGGTCTTTTCCTTTcttgctctctctttttctttttctattttttcctcAGCTAGTTTGCCTTTTTCCTTTTTGACTTTTTCGACCTTTTCGTTTTCTGATTTCTTTGTTGCAAACCTTCCTTTGTCTGCCTTCTCTTTGTCTGCaccctctttcttttctttctctgccCTTTCTTTGACCAGTCTTTCTTTTTCTGCTTTTTCTTTGGCCTGTCTCTCACTTTCTGCTCTCACTTTCTCCAGCCTTTCTTTCTCTGCCTTTTCCTTGGCCAATCTTTCCTTTTCTGCTCTCTCCTTTTCCATCCTTCCTTTCTCTGCCTTTTCTTTAGcaattctttctttttctgctctctctttctccaacCTTTCTTTCTCTGCCTTTTCTTTGGCCAGCCTTTCTTTTTCAATCCTTTCTTTTTCAATCCTTTCTTTTTCTGCTTTTTCTTTGGCCAGTCTTTCTTTTTCTGCTCTCTCTTTTTCAATCCTTTCTTTTTCAATCCTTTCTTTTTCTGCCTTTTCTTTGGCCAGTCTTTCTTTTTCAATCCTTTCTTTTTCTGCCTTTTCTTTTTCAATCCTTTCTTTTTCTGCCTTTTCTTTGGCCAGTCTTTCTTTTTCTGCTCTCTCTTTTTCAATCCTTTCTTTTTCTGCCTTTTCTTTGGCCAGTATTTCTTTTCCAATCCTTTCTTTTTCTGCCTTTTCTTTGGCCAGTCTTTCTTTTTCAATCCTTTCTTTTTCTGCCTTTTCTTTGGCCAGTCTTTCTTTTTCAATCCTTTCTTTTTCTGCCTTTTCTTTGGCCAGTCTTTCTTTTTCAATCCTTTCTTTTTCTGCTTTTTCTTTGGCCAGTCTTTCTTTTTCTGCTCTCTCTTTTTCAAACCTTTCTTTTTCTGCCTTTTCTTTTTCAATCCTTTCTTTTTCTGCCTTTTCTTTGGCCAGTCTTTCTTTTTCTGCTCTCTCTTTTTCAATCCTTTCTTTTTCTGCCTTTTCTTTGGCCAGTCTTTCTTTTTCAATCCTTTCTTTTTCTGCCTTTTCTTTGGCCAGTCTTTCTTTTTCAATCCTTTCTTTTTCTGCCTTTTCTTTGGCCAGTCTTTCTTTTTCAATCCTTTCTTTTTCTGCCTTTTCTTTGGCCAGTCTTTCTTTTTCTGCTCTCTCTTTTTCAATCCTTTCTTTCTCTGCCATTTCTTTGGCCAgtctctctttttcttctctctctttttcaatcCTTTCTTTTTCTGCTCTCTCTTTTTCAATCCTTTCTTTTTCTGCCTTTTCTTTGGccagtttttctttttcaatcCTTTCTTTTTCTGCCATTTCTTTGGCCAgtctctctttttcttctctctctttttcaatcCGTTCTTTTTCTGCTCTCTCTTTTTCAATCCTTTCTTTTTCTGCCTGTTCTTTGACCATTTGTTCTTGTTCTGTTCGCTCCCTCTCTGCCTTCTGCTTGGCTAATTTCTCCTGTTCAATTCGTTGTTGTTCCTCTCGAAGTTTAGCTTCTGCCTCCTCTTTGGCTTTCTTAACAGCAAGAGCGGCTCTCCTCTCTTCTTCCTCTTGTGCCAAAACACTACGGACCTCAGCAAGGGCTAGTTTGGCAATCTTTTTGGCTTCAATCTTCTCGTGAATAATTCGTAGCTGCTCCTTCAGAGCTGTTTTCAGCTTTTGCCCAATATCCCGGGTGGGATGCTCTGAGAATGAGTGGGACAAAATACTAAGTTCACATCTCAAAATGCACATCTTACTTCTCTCATGCAAACATATACAGCATGCTGCTGAGCTGTCTTAGTGctgtcttaggggctgttcaaacaaagGTGCATTTTTGCAACCATTTGCTCTGTTTTATCATTATTTTCCAATGTGAGTAATTGACAAATaagcaataataattttttttgctctgGAATCTGAAATTGAGAGacaactgcaaaatgatcagtttctctggatttactatttataggtatgtgtttgtgtaaaatgaacattttttatttatgctataaagtactgacaacatttctcccaaattccaaataaaaatattgtcatttagagcatttatttgcagaaaatgacaactggtcaaactaacaaaaaagatgccgtgttttcagaccttgaataatgcaaagataacaagttcatattcatttttaaacatcacaatactaatggtttaacttaggaagagttcagaaatcaatatttggtggaataaccctgatttacaatcacagctttcatgcatcttggcatgctctctaccagtctttcacatttctgttgggtgactttatgtcactcctggtgcaaaaattcaagcagctcggctttgtttgatgacttgtggccatccatcttcctcttgatcacattccagatgttttcaatggggttcaggtctgaagATTGGGTtagccatgacagggtcttgatctggtgctcctccatccacaccttgattgacctggctgtgtggcatggagcattgtcctgctggaaaaaccaatcctcagagttggggaacattgtcagagcagaaggaagcaagttttcttccaggataaacttatatgtggcttgattcatgcatccttcacaaagacgaatctgcccgattccagccttgctgaagcacccccacaTCATCACAGATCCTCCACCAGGTCATCTAATGATTAGACGGAGACCTgaagaggcctacaagccacagtgtctcgcacccactgtgatgatctgggggtgcttcagcatgcatgaatcaagccacgtacaagattatcctggaagaaaacttgcttccttctgctctgacaatgttccccaaagaatGGTAgaaagcatgccaagacgcatgaaattgatttctgaactcttccagagtgaaaacattagtattgtgatgtttaggaatgaatatgaacttgttttctttgcattattcaaggtttgaaaacactgcatcttttttgttattttgaccagttgtcattttctgcaaataaatgctctaaatgacaatatttttatttggaatttgggagaaatgttgtcagtactttatagaataaaacaaatatattcattttactcaaacacaaacctataaataataaatccagagaaaatt from Myxocyprinus asiaticus isolate MX2 ecotype Aquarium Trade chromosome 1, UBuf_Myxa_2, whole genome shotgun sequence carries:
- the unm_hu7910 gene encoding uncharacterized abhydrolase domain-containing protein DDB_G0269086 isoform X42, which gives rise to MGQKKTVRSQARKESPVVNAAVKSEKKANGNSLFSWVLVLALLGAWLSVGVVWFDIVDYDSVAGTLGGVIDADGDGDFDVEDAKVLLENATVVDRKKPSRKDITVEEDRIQAAQSKHTYERPKEVGLKKDREHPTRDIGQKLKTALKEQLRIIHEKIEAKKIAKLALAEVRSVLAQEEEERRAALAVKKAKEEAEAKLREEQQRIEQEKLAKQKAERERTEQEQMVKEQAEKERIEKERAEKERIEKEREEKERLAKEMAEKERIEKEKLAKEKAEKERIEKERAEKERIEKEREEKERLAKEMAEKERIEKERAEKERLAKEKAEKERIEKERAEKERLAKEKAEKERIEKERAEKERLAKEKAEKERIEKEKAEKERIEKERLAKEKAEKERIEKERIEKERAEKERLAKEKAEKERIEKERIEKERLAKEKAEKERLEKERAEKERIAKEKAEKGRMEKERAEKERLAKEKAEKERLEKVRAESERQAKEKAEKERLVKERAEKEKKEGADKEKADKGRFATKKSENEKVEKVKKEKGKLAEEKIEKEKERARKEKTANGHGRKADQSENKKEVDDDKNSKEEKLSTRGLLKSSNKKNK
- the unm_hu7910 gene encoding uncharacterized abhydrolase domain-containing protein DDB_G0269086 isoform X11, translating into MGQKKTVRSQARKESPVVNAAVKSEKKANGNSLFSWVLVLALLGAWLSVGVVWFDIVDYDSVAGTLGGVIDADGDGDFDVEDAKVLLDERPKEVGLKKDREHPTRDIGQKLKTALKEQLRIIHEKIEAKKIAKLALAEVRSVLAQEEEERRAALAVKKAKEEAEAKLREEQQRIEQEKLAKQKAERERTEQEQMVKEQAEKERIEKERAEKERIEKEREEKERLAKEMAEKERIEKEKLAKEKAEKERIEKERAEKERIEKEREEKERLAKEMAEKERIEKERAEKERLAKEKAEKERIEKERLAKEKAEKERIEKERLAKEKAEKERIEKERLAKEKAEKERIEKERAEKERLAKEKAEKERIEKEKAEKERFEKERAEKERLAKEKAEKERIEKERLAKEKAEKERIEKERLAKEKAEKERIEKERLAKEKAEKERIGKEILAKEKAEKERIEKERAEKERLAKEKAEKERIEKEKAEKERIEKERLAKEKAEKERIEKERIEKERAEKERLAKEKAEKERIEKERIEKERLAKEKAEKERLEKERAEKERIAKEKAEKGRMEKERAEKERLAKEKAEKERLEKVRAESERQAKEKAEKERLVKERAEKEKKEGADKEKADKGRFATKKSENEKVEKVKKEKGKLAEEKIEKEKERARKEKTANGHGRKADQSENKKEVDDDKNSKEEKLSTRGLLKSSNKKNK
- the unm_hu7910 gene encoding uncharacterized abhydrolase domain-containing protein DDB_G0269086 isoform X1 encodes the protein MGQKKTVRSQARKESPVVNAAVKSEKKANGNSLFSWVLVLALLGAWLSVGVVWFDIVDYDSVAGTLGGVIDADGDGDFDVEDAKVLLENATVVDRKKPSRKDITVEEDRIQAAQSKHTYERPKEVGLKKDREHPTRDIGQKLKTALKEQLRIIHEKIEAKKIAKLALAEVRSVLAQEEEERRAALAVKKAKEEAEAKLREEQQRIEQEKLAKQKAERERTEQEQMVKEQAEKERIEKERAEKERIEKEREEKERLAKEMAEKERIEKEKLAKEKAEKERIEKERAEKERIEKEREEKERLAKEMAEKERIEKERAEKERLAKEKAEKERIEKERLAKEKAEKERIEKERLAKEKAEKERIEKERLAKEKAEKERIEKERAEKERLAKEKAEKERIEKEKAEKERFEKERAEKERLAKEKAEKERIEKERLAKEKAEKERIEKERLAKEKAEKERIEKERLAKEKAEKERIGKEILAKEKAEKERIEKERAEKERLAKEKAEKERIEKEKAEKERIEKERLAKEKAEKERIEKERIEKERAEKERLAKEKAEKERIEKERIEKERLAKEKAEKERLEKERAEKERIAKEKAEKGRMEKERAEKERLAKEKAEKERLEKVRAESERQAKEKAEKERLVKERAEKEKKEGADKEKADKGRFATKKSENEKVEKVKKEKGKLAEEKIEKEKERARKEKTANGHGRKADQSENKKEVDDDKNSKEEKLSTRGLLKSSNKKNK
- the unm_hu7910 gene encoding uncharacterized abhydrolase domain-containing protein DDB_G0269086 isoform X2 gives rise to the protein MVETSVDGAKMTESPVVNAAVKSEKKANGNSLFSWVLVLALLGAWLSVGVVWFDIVDYDSVAGTLGGVIDADGDGDFDVEDAKVLLENATVVDRKKPSRKDITVEEDRIQAAQSKHTYERPKEVGLKKDREHPTRDIGQKLKTALKEQLRIIHEKIEAKKIAKLALAEVRSVLAQEEEERRAALAVKKAKEEAEAKLREEQQRIEQEKLAKQKAERERTEQEQMVKEQAEKERIEKERAEKERIEKEREEKERLAKEMAEKERIEKEKLAKEKAEKERIEKERAEKERIEKEREEKERLAKEMAEKERIEKERAEKERLAKEKAEKERIEKERLAKEKAEKERIEKERLAKEKAEKERIEKERLAKEKAEKERIEKERAEKERLAKEKAEKERIEKEKAEKERFEKERAEKERLAKEKAEKERIEKERLAKEKAEKERIEKERLAKEKAEKERIEKERLAKEKAEKERIGKEILAKEKAEKERIEKERAEKERLAKEKAEKERIEKEKAEKERIEKERLAKEKAEKERIEKERIEKERAEKERLAKEKAEKERIEKERIEKERLAKEKAEKERLEKERAEKERIAKEKAEKGRMEKERAEKERLAKEKAEKERLEKVRAESERQAKEKAEKERLVKERAEKEKKEGADKEKADKGRFATKKSENEKVEKVKKEKGKLAEEKIEKEKERARKEKTANGHGRKADQSENKKEVDDDKNSKEEKLSTRGLLKSSNKKNK